The following coding sequences are from one Bufo bufo chromosome 2, aBufBuf1.1, whole genome shotgun sequence window:
- the LOC120989483 gene encoding gastrula zinc finger protein XlCGF17.1-like, which produces MTNQGEGLTDNKVEDEEESMMDDPLCKSEVEEDNRGDVTTENRFGENVMLSLNYKAEDEDIQFPSGENLPHKRIHTGLKPFLCSRCEKAFRDKSSLLSHERIHIGEKKYSCSECGRCFRTKSHLVKHERSHTGEKPFSCSECMKSFPDKSSLLRHERIHKEEKPYSCTECGKSFTQKSELVKHSRIHTGEKPYSCSECGRCFTDKSHLVKHERIHTGEKPYSCSECGRCFTDKSHLVIHKRSHTGEKPFSCSECMKSFPDKSSLLRHERIHKEEKPYSCSECGKSFTQKYELVKHSRIHTGEKPYSCSECGRCFTDKSHLVKHERIHTGEKPYSCSECGRCFTDKSHLVRHKRIHTGEKPY; this is translated from the exons atgacaaatcagggggaaggtCTGACTGATaataaagtggaggatgaagaagagagcATGATGGACGATCCCCtatgtaagagtgaggtggaggaggacaatcgaggagatgtcaccacag AAAATCGCTTTGGTGAAAACGTCATGTTATCGCTAAATTATAAAGCAGAAGATGAAGATATACAGTTTCCTTCAGGAGAAAACCTCCCGCacaaaagaattcacacagggttgAAGCCATTCTTATGTTCACGATGTGAAAAGGCCTTTAGGGATAAATCAAGTCTTCTTAGTCATGAGAGAATCCACATAGGGGAGAAGAaatattcatgttctgaatgtggaagGTGCTTTAGaactaaatcacatcttgttaaacatgag agaagtcacacaggggagaaaccattttcatgttcagaatgtatgAAGTCCTTTCCAGATAAATCAAGTCTTCTTAGACATGAGAGAATCCACAAggaagagaagccatattcatgtacggaatgtggaaaatcttttacacagaaatcagaaCTTGTGAAACAttcgagaattcacacaggagagaagccgtattcttgctcagaatgtgggaggtgctttacagataaatcacatcttgttaaacatgagagaattcacacaggagagaagccgtattcttgctcagaatgtgggaggtGCTTTACtgataaatcacatcttgttatacataagagaagtcacacaggggagaaaccattttcatgttcagaatgtatgAAGTCCTTTCCAGATAAATCAAGTCTTCTTAGACATGAGAGAATCCACAAGGaagaaaagccatattcatgttcggaatgtggaaaatcttttacACAGAAATATGAACTTGTGAAACAttcgagaattcacacaggagagaagccgtattcttgctcagaatgtgggaggtgctttacagataaatcacatcttgttaaacatgagagaattcacacaggagagaagccgtattcttgctcagaatgtgggaggtgctttacagataaatcacatcttgttagacataagagaattcacacaggagagaagccatattga